The following coding sequences lie in one Salmo salar chromosome ssa13, Ssal_v3.1, whole genome shotgun sequence genomic window:
- the LOC123726202 gene encoding trithorax group protein osa: protein MEANNHFNYGTHSSVSVNSGLKLSSGDSVYTNGSSMSFPQQEKNMNGEMNVNGSTTVIGSSVPGSHPPTAPYPHMSNHHHQSSMGYDYLWGGQPQYSPAMSLSPGHGMHQKQPPTGVMQQQSQQHFQGHGLYQLNGGMPGSRQPPVAPPPNMTLTGGQYWNRVNPGQQQSSAAMAMRYNSHSVYGAYQSQVHSGIAPSQHHQQQPPQPPPHQQTQQQHHHHQQQQQQPQHYSMVSNGIPYYQPQHPPLPAPQPQAQMMPPTSQNFTPPRGSPQHRQGGPGSPLPMAVSSVPIMSPSTMADSGSPQSQTRERSPHGGSVAMPAVMQGWMSEAFKDVDEGYNGMERTSVAQRLPKSDSYPPKPPGPPMGPTSDDCQHSKQPMAQHHEMTTLAREPALPEPPHSMSAPPPVVSTLPSAKAATPPTVFAAAHKPKITMRNAKRRLEWCKARRHWTLEQWKRVLWSDESRFTIWQSDGR from the exons ATGGAGGCGAACAACCATTTCAACTATGGCACCCATTCCTCTGTGTCTGTTAACTCAGGACTGAAACTCTCCTCAGGGGATTCTGTCTATACTAACGGGTCCTCCATGAGTTTCCCTCAGCAGGAGAAGA ATATGAACGGCGAAATGAATGTGAATGGCAGCACTACTGTAATTGGGTCCAGTGTGCCTGGCTCCCACCCTCCAACAGCCCCATACCCTCATATGagcaaccaccaccaccagagtAGCATGGGCTACGACTACCTGTGGGGAGGACAGCCACAGTACAGCCCAGCCATGAGCTTGTCTCCTGGGCATGGCATGCACCAGAAGCAGCCTCCCACTGGGGTGATGCAGCAACAGAGCCAGCAGCATTTCCAGGGTCACGGACTGTACCAACTGAACGGGGGCATGCCTGGGTCCCGTCAGCCCCCCGTGGCGCCCCCCCCAAACATGACTCTTACAGGGGGCCAGTACTGGAACAGGGTTAACCCGGGGCAACAGCAGAGCAGCGCAGCCATGGCAATGAGGTATAACTCGCACAGCGTGTACGGGGCCTACCAGAGCCAGGTGCACTCTGGGATTGCGCCCTCACAGCATCACCAGCAGCAGCCTCCACAGCCACCCCCTCACCAACAGACAcagcaacaacaccaccaccaccagcagcagcagcagcaacctcAGCACTACAGCATGGTGTCCAATGGGATTCCCTACTACCAGCCCCAGCACCCACCTCTTCCCGCTCCACAACCTCAGGCTCAGATGATGCCCCCTACCTCCCAGAATTTCACCCCTCCACGGGGAAGCCCTCAGCACCGCCAGGGGGGCCCAGGCAGCCCCCTCCCCATGGCGGTGTCCTCTGTCCCCATTATGTCACCCTCGACAATGGCAGATAGTGGATCGCCCCAGAGCCAGACCAGGGAGAGGAGTCCCCATGGTGGTTCTGTAGCGATGCCGGCTGTCATGCAAG GGTGGATGAGTGAAGCGTTTAAGGATGTGGATGAAGGCTACAATGGGATGGAGAGGACGTCTGTCGCCCAGCGGCTGCCTAAAAGCGACAGCTACCCTCCCAAGCCCCCTGGACCTCCCATGGGGCCCACCAGTGACGACTGCCAGCACTCCAAGCAGCCAATGGCCCAGCACCATGAAATGACAACCTTAGCGAGGGAGCCTGCGCTGCCTGAGCCTCCACACTCGATGTCTGCGCCTCCCCCTGTGGTTTCCACACTTCCTTCAGCTAAGGCAGCAACCCCTCCTACTGTCTtcgcagctgcacacaagcctaagatcacaatgcgcaatgccaagcgtcggctggagtggtgtaaagctcgccgccattggactctggagcagtggaaacgtgttctctggagtgatgaatcacgcttcaccatctggcagtccgacggacga
- the LOC106566721 gene encoding prostaglandin E synthase 3, giving the protein MHPATAKWYDRRDSVYIEFCVADSKNVKINFEEAKFVFSCLGGTDQVKHENEVDLFEGIDQNESIHKRTDRSVLCCLRKAEPGKAWPRLTKEKAKLTWLSVDFNNWKDWEGDSDEELGNFDNFPEGGDGDMAFNTQEAMAKMMNNMGGEDCLPDLDDVDDDESADSDDEKMPDLE; this is encoded by the exons AT GCATCCGGCGACTGCTAAGTGGTATGACAGGCGGGACTCCGTCTACATCGAGTTCTGCGTAGCGGACAGCAAGAATGTCAAGATCAATTTCGAGGAAGCAAAGTTTGTTTTCAG TTGTCTTGGAGGAACTGATCAAGTCAAACATGAGAACGAAGTAGACCTTTTTGAAGGCATTGATCAAAAT GAATCCATACACAAACGCACAGATCGGTCAGTGTTGTGCTGTTTACGAAAAGCTGAACCTGGGAAAGCGTGGCCTAGGCTAACGAAAGAGAAGGCTAAG TTAACTTGGCTCAGCGTCGACTTTAACAACTGGAAGGACTGGGAGGGCGACTCAGACGAGGAACTAGGCAACTTCGATAATTTCCCAGAGGGGGGAGACGGGGATATGGCATTCAACACACAAGAAGCGATGGCTAAA ATGATGAACAACATGGGAGGGGAAGACTGCCTACCTGATCtagatgatgttgatgat GACGAGTCTGCAGATAGTGACGATGAAA aAATGCCTGATTTGGAATAA